Below is a genomic region from Bombus pascuorum chromosome 7, iyBomPasc1.1, whole genome shotgun sequence.
aTCTTATACTTGAAATTATTGAGatatctattattttactaaaaatgaaattatatagtaTGAAAAAAGTAGAAGTATCTTTGAAATCTGTATAAACATTCCAccaagaaagaagaaaaagaaagaaatgctACTGATACATTATGACTTTTCTCATACTACATACaagtttttttatattttcatatgatCAGTTATTGGTCCactttgtatatataattttatatatatgaattgaAAAGTATTAGTTATTACCTTGCATGCGTAACTATTTGTGTTTCTGTAGAATATTGTCCATGTGATTTAGATGATAATGAATCCTTAGTTTCTGTTGGGTATGAATTTGGTTCTTCTTCATCAACTGCCGGAAAATAATGGTCATCCAGTGTCAAAATCCTTGGTGGAGTCtatcaataaaaagaaaattgtagatATTATTGAATTCTAATATAGGAAAATGCTAAACCttaaaatatatgagaaaATCTTTGCTGATTAAATcatatttaagaataattctctaaagtatatatttaaattcatttaacaATCTTAAATATTTACCTGCACTCTAACCATGCCTGCTTCAGGTGGTAAAACAGCATTTTCTAATGTAATTTCTCTTGGTGGTGCTCTAGTTCCAACATGTTGTTCCTGTcctagatttatttaattatatttagcaTTAATAAGTTTTACTTTacttatgtataattaatgattttgtaaaatatatttttaataaaaaaattaacttggttatataacaattaacatacaaatttatcaataaacagaagattatatatttaccAACAACTAAAATTCTGTCTGGAACATgcatttcaaatttatctcCTGCAACAATCTGATTCCAGCTAGAACCATTGGTATCAgctatttcttcttctgtgtAGTCGCCACTCACACGAATACTTTTTGGTACACGCATCCTTTTGTTaatatccaaagtaaaatTTGGGTCATAAAAATTGTCAGCCTCTCCATTAAAAACAGTAGGACTATGTGCTTTTGACATtataactaaaataattaaaaacaaaattcagatctgtactttttatattttttactaaatttgttacattgacttgtaaaatattacataaataagtcatgatattttatatttttattttaggagattaaaaataaaacgtaataaatggaaaaaaaacttcttt
It encodes:
- the LOC132908960 gene encoding transport and Golgi organization protein 11 isoform X2, coding for MTYLFIMSKAHSPTVFNGEADNFYDPNFTLDINKRMRVPKSIRVSGDYTEEEIADTNGSSWNQIVAGDKFEMHVPDRILVVGQEQHVGTRAPPREITLENAVLPPEAGMVRVQTPPRILTLDDHYFPAVDEEEPNSYPTETKDSLSSKSHGQYSTETQIVTHAREQTPSYNALNVSLPPSEEIQHLRRQVGKLNRRVMAIELEMLQRQQREKILYALTLTYLILKAFSWLTRN
- the LOC132908960 gene encoding transport and Golgi organization protein 11 isoform X1, whose product is MKHYQLRVKNLCSTIEKLQTVIMSKAHSPTVFNGEADNFYDPNFTLDINKRMRVPKSIRVSGDYTEEEIADTNGSSWNQIVAGDKFEMHVPDRILVVGQEQHVGTRAPPREITLENAVLPPEAGMVRVQTPPRILTLDDHYFPAVDEEEPNSYPTETKDSLSSKSHGQYSTETQIVTHAREQTPSYNALNVSLPPSEEIQHLRRQVGKLNRRVMAIELEMLQRQQREKILYALTLTYLILKAFSWLTRN
- the LOC132908960 gene encoding transport and Golgi organization protein 11 isoform X3; the encoded protein is MSKAHSPTVFNGEADNFYDPNFTLDINKRMRVPKSIRVSGDYTEEEIADTNGSSWNQIVAGDKFEMHVPDRILVVGQEQHVGTRAPPREITLENAVLPPEAGMVRVQTPPRILTLDDHYFPAVDEEEPNSYPTETKDSLSSKSHGQYSTETQIVTHAREQTPSYNALNVSLPPSEEIQHLRRQVGKLNRRVMAIELEMLQRQQREKILYALTLTYLILKAFSWLTRN